The genomic DNA GCTATACCTCAGTCTGGGCATGATTTTAGAAGAGGGGTTGCCGATGGAGACGTTGTGGAGGGTGGTGCTCTCCATCCACGAGGCGGCGCAGGCGACAGGCGTGCAGATTGTCACTGGTGATACGAAGGTGGTGGACCGGGGTAAGGGCGATGGCGTGTTCCTGAACACCTCTGGCGTGGGGGTAGTAGAGCACGACCTGCTGATTACGCCACAGTCGGTGCAGGTAGGCGATGCAGTGGTTCTGAGTGGAGACATCGGCAGGCACGGTATTGCGGTGATGGCAGTGCGCGAGGGGCTGGAGTTTGAAAGCGCGATTGAAAGCGACTGCGCCCCGCTGGCGGAGCCTGTGCTGGCATTGATAGAGTCAGGCTTGGAGGTGCACTGCCTGCGCGACCTCACGCGGGGCGGTCTGGCAAGTGCGTGCGTGGAGATCGCCGAGTCGGCAGGAGTGGGTATCCAGCTGGAAGAGGCGCGAATCCCCGTGCGCGAAGATGTGCGCGGCGCGTGCGAGATTCTGGGCTTTGACCCGCTGTACGTCGCCAACGAGGGCCGGTTTGTGGCATTTGTGCCCGCATCACAGGCGGAGCAGGCGGTAGAGGTGCTGCGGCGGTTTGAGGTGTGCGCAGGCGCGCAGGTAGTCGGCGAGGTGACCGATTCGCCGAAGGGCACGGTGGTGTTGCGTAGCGTGATTGGCACCTCGCGCGTGGTGGACATGCTCAGCGGCGAACAGCTGCCCAGGATTTGTTGACCGCTTGTGGCAGGGCATGTACTGTAGAGAGCGCGAAGAAGGCTTTTCTGATAAATTGCCCTGCGCTCCTATGTTGGGTAACATGGGGTATCGGTTTACAAATGATATAAAATATGATATAACTTGAACCGATGGTATTCCACAGGATGAAAGGGAAAAGGCAATGAACCTTGGCGAGCGACTCCGCAGTGCCCGCAAGCGCGCTGGTCTCAGCCTGCACAAGGTGGCTGCTCGTGTAGGTGTCAGTGCACAAGCCATCTCCAAGTACGAGCGTGGCTTGGACATACCGAGCTCCACCGTATTGATTCGGCTTGCGGGTGAGCTGGGCGTTTCGCTGGAATGGTTGCTGCGTCCGGTGCAGGTCTCGCTCTCCGCAGTGGCTTACCGTAGTCACCGTAGCCGTTTGCCGAGTCGGGCTATGGCTCAAATAGAAGAACGGGTACGGGAGTGGCTGGAGCGCTATCTGGCGATAGAAGACATTCTGGGCGAAGGGCAAACGTTCCGGTTACCCTCCATCCCGCGCACGATAGAGCACGAAGAGGATGTGGAACGGGTGGCAGAGGATTTGCGACGTGCCTGGAACCTTGGCGATGACCCTATTCCGCATCTCATCAGCACCCTTGAGGCTCAGGGGATCCGTGTGGGCGTTATGCCTGCGCCCGATCATTTCGACGCTCTCACTTTATTCGCCAACAAAGGGGGTACCTGTTATGGTCGTTAAGGAAGGAGTGCCAGGCGACCGCCAGCGGATGAGCCTCGCTCACGAACTGGGGCATCTGCTGCTGGAGATGCCCTCCTCGTGGGGTCATAAGGCGGTGGAGTCTGCTGCCTTTCGCTTTGCTGGAGCGCTGCTTGCTCCACGCTCCACCGTGCTACGTGAACTGGGCGAATCGCGCACGCACTTGGATGTGTACGAGCTGCATCTGCTCAAGCACCGCTACGGGATAAGCATGCAGGCGTGGATTCATCGCGCCTGTGATGTGGGCATCCTCTCCCCTGCCAGTGCACGGC from Armatimonadota bacterium includes the following:
- a CDS encoding hypothetical protein (possible pseudo, frameshifted) — its product is MNLGERLRSARKRAGLSLHKVAARVGVSAQAISKYERGLDIPSSTVLIRLAGELGVSLEWLLRPVQVSLSAVAYRSHRSRLPSRAMAQIEERVREWLERYLAIEDILGEGQTFRLPSIPRTIEHEEDVERVAEDLRRAWNLGDDPIPHLISTLEAQGIRVGVMPAPDHFDALTLFANKGGTCYGR
- a CDS encoding hypothetical protein (possible pseudo, frameshifted); this encodes MVVKEGVPGDRQRMSLAHELGHLLLEMPSSWGHKAVESAAFRFAGALLAPRSTVLRELGESRTHLDVYELHLLKHRYGISMQAWIHRACDVGILSPASARQLYRQFRVRGWHIQEPGDPYPPESTSRLEQLVMRALTEGLITERRAEELLGRPMEAFWNEVRSQHDNLPLLLRA
- a CDS encoding hydrogenase expression/formation protein HypE, whose amino-acid sequence is MSTSSESGFPLTCPIPIQQYPSVVMAHGGGGRLMHQLIEKMFVATFGSGALRTRHDSARLELPTARLAFTTDSYVVRPLFFPGGDIGKLAVYGTVNDLAMSGARPLYLSLGMILEEGLPMETLWRVVLSIHEAAQATGVQIVTGDTKVVDRGKGDGVFLNTSGVGVVEHDLLITPQSVQVGDAVVLSGDIGRHGIAVMAVREGLEFESAIESDCAPLAEPVLALIESGLEVHCLRDLTRGGLASACVEIAESAGVGIQLEEARIPVREDVRGACEILGFDPLYVANEGRFVAFVPASQAEQAVEVLRRFEVCAGAQVVGEVTDSPKGTVVLRSVIGTSRVVDMLSGEQLPRIC